A genomic region of Leptotrichia hofstadii contains the following coding sequences:
- a CDS encoding CvpA family protein: MMLDIGFIVLLIIFIFLGYRRGFSLEFFNMFKYIFIIFITNYICKLFFNSEKIKPQNQLKIFVIIVLVQCIVYSVVLIANRKFLKSIKIKRFDKFSGMIFGIMELFFVAVIVYITVITGSIGSKRIREIRDKSLSVQFMTKHALKFADSFPKFIKDDVERYVVSQREKEVINDVLNNYKNPKPDKFEKTKDIE; the protein is encoded by the coding sequence ATGATGCTGGATATTGGCTTTATAGTTTTACTGATAATATTTATTTTTCTTGGATATAGAAGAGGATTCTCTTTGGAATTTTTCAATATGTTTAAATATATTTTTATTATTTTTATAACAAATTATATTTGTAAACTTTTTTTTAATTCAGAGAAAATTAAACCTCAAAATCAGTTAAAAATTTTTGTTATTATAGTTTTAGTCCAATGTATTGTCTATTCTGTCGTTCTTATAGCCAATAGAAAATTTTTAAAAAGTATAAAAATAAAAAGATTTGATAAATTTTCTGGAATGATATTTGGAATAATGGAGTTATTCTTTGTTGCAGTTATTGTTTATATTACAGTAATTACAGGATCTATAGGAAGTAAAAGAATACGTGAAATAAGGGACAAAAGCCTTTCTGTTCAGTTTATGACAAAACATGCATTAAAATTTGCAGATTCTTTTCCAAAATTCATAAAAGATGATGTGGAAAGATATGTTGTTAGCCAGAGAGAGAAAGAAGTAATAAATGACGTTTTAAATAATTATAAAAATCCAAAACCAGATAAATTTGAAAAAACAAAAGATATTGAATAA
- the secF gene encoding protein translocase subunit SecF has product MKINLKVIERRKLYLGISAVMVIVSLVSLFAIKLNLGVDFKGGELIQLKYDKKIDQNAVNGTLNSLVGEIPKLKAKRVQFSDTDNTVIIRTEQLDNTQKTKIMSELSKKTGKYEVVKNETVGAVIGKELTSNAIQALLIGSILIIIYITVRFEFIYAVAGIVALVHDVIIAFGVIAMLKYEIDTPFIAAILTILGYSINDTIVVFDRIRENIKRNREGRNKVTLSFGEVIEKSINQVFTRSIYTSLTTLFSVIVLLILGGDTLKTFSMTLFVGMLVGTYSSVFVASPLVYIMKKGKNEPKVKDVIKSSGKTVNGYDEKDKVLV; this is encoded by the coding sequence ATGAAGATTAATTTAAAAGTAATAGAGCGTAGAAAACTTTATTTGGGAATTTCGGCAGTAATGGTTATAGTTTCGCTAGTTTCATTATTTGCAATAAAGTTAAATCTTGGTGTAGATTTTAAAGGTGGAGAGCTAATTCAGTTAAAATATGATAAAAAAATTGACCAGAATGCAGTAAATGGGACATTAAACAGCCTAGTTGGGGAAATTCCTAAATTAAAAGCTAAAAGAGTTCAGTTTTCAGATACGGACAATACTGTTATTATAAGAACGGAACAGCTTGATAATACGCAAAAAACAAAAATAATGTCAGAATTAAGCAAAAAAACTGGGAAATATGAAGTTGTGAAAAATGAAACTGTAGGTGCGGTAATTGGTAAGGAATTAACATCTAATGCAATTCAGGCATTGTTAATTGGAAGTATTTTGATTATCATCTATATTACAGTAAGATTTGAATTTATTTATGCAGTGGCAGGCATTGTGGCGTTAGTTCATGACGTAATAATTGCTTTTGGAGTTATTGCAATGCTTAAATATGAGATAGATACACCATTTATTGCGGCAATTCTTACGATTTTAGGATATTCGATTAACGATACAATTGTTGTATTTGACAGGATTCGTGAAAATATTAAAAGAAATAGGGAAGGTAGAAATAAAGTTACATTATCATTTGGAGAAGTGATAGAAAAATCGATAAACCAAGTGTTTACAAGATCAATTTATACTTCATTGACAACTCTATTTTCAGTAATTGTACTTCTGATTTTAGGTGGAGATACATTAAAAACATTTAGCATGACTCTATTTGTAGGAATGCTTGTTGGAACTTATTCATCAGTATTTGTAGCAAGTCCTTTGGTTTATATAATGAAAAAAGGTAAAAATGAGCCTAAAGTTAAAGATGTTATAAAAAGTTCTGGTAAAACAGTAAATGGATATGATGAAAAAGATAAAGTGCTAGTATAA
- the alr gene encoding alanine racemase, whose product MRCWAEININNLYSNIDEIKKIVVKDKIIAVIKADAYGHGMLQICNALIKKGIKNFAVATSDEALKIKELHDDIMVLILGPVENEYMDLIADKNIYFMVTDFEEIEYLEKTGKEKGKTTDVFIKIDTGMGRVGFQESETEKLNEILKNASHINPIGIFSHFSSSDSDKDYTKLQESKFKAMCEKISSGISSIKYRHLHNSFGTLKFQDSIEDFVRVGIILYGGVTGEETAPYKFKPVMSLFAKISYIKTLKEDSFISYGNTYKGKAGKTYATVSIGYADGVRRDLSNKGYVFYKGYKCEIVGRVCMDQLIILLPEELKNEAKKGDVVEFFGENISVVEVADLCNTISYEILCGISQRVPRIYVEK is encoded by the coding sequence ATGCGATGCTGGGCAGAAATAAATATAAATAATTTGTATAGCAATATTGATGAGATAAAAAAAATTGTGGTAAAAGACAAAATAATAGCAGTTATAAAAGCAGATGCTTATGGACATGGGATGCTTCAAATTTGTAATGCTCTTATAAAAAAAGGGATTAAGAATTTTGCAGTTGCAACAAGTGACGAAGCGCTTAAAATAAAAGAACTTCATGATGATATTATGGTGCTGATATTAGGACCTGTGGAAAATGAGTACATGGATTTGATTGCTGATAAAAATATTTATTTTATGGTAACAGATTTTGAGGAAATAGAATATTTGGAAAAAACTGGAAAAGAAAAAGGGAAAACTACAGATGTGTTTATAAAGATAGATACTGGAATGGGACGTGTAGGCTTTCAGGAAAGTGAGACTGAAAAACTGAATGAAATTCTTAAAAATGCCAGTCATATTAATCCAATAGGAATTTTCTCGCATTTTTCATCATCGGATAGTGACAAAGACTATACAAAATTGCAGGAAAGTAAATTTAAAGCAATGTGTGAAAAAATATCAAGTGGAATATCATCAATAAAATACAGACATCTGCACAACAGTTTTGGAACTTTGAAGTTTCAAGATAGCATAGAAGATTTTGTGAGAGTGGGAATTATACTTTATGGAGGGGTTACAGGAGAAGAAACAGCTCCGTATAAATTTAAGCCAGTAATGTCTCTTTTTGCAAAAATTAGCTATATAAAGACATTAAAGGAAGATAGCTTTATAAGTTATGGAAATACTTATAAAGGAAAAGCTGGAAAGACCTATGCTACAGTTTCTATTGGATATGCTGATGGAGTAAGGCGTGACTTGTCAAATAAAGGCTATGTTTTTTATAAAGGATATAAATGTGAAATTGTAGGACGTGTCTGTATGGACCAGCTTATAATTTTACTTCCTGAAGAATTGAAAAATGAAGCTAAAAAAGGCGATGTCGTAGAATTTTTTGGTGAAAATATAAGTGTTGTAGAGGTTGCTGATTTATGTAATACTATTTCGTATGAGATTTTATGTGGAATAAGTCAGAGAGTACCTAGAATTTATGTGGAAAAATAG